A stretch of Mesoplodon densirostris isolate mMesDen1 chromosome 7, mMesDen1 primary haplotype, whole genome shotgun sequence DNA encodes these proteins:
- the SDHAF2 gene encoding succinate dehydrogenase assembly factor 2, mitochondrial isoform X1, protein MAVAAVFPALARMLALSRRHLVSPSLRVTSFRRCYRGDSPTDSQKDMIEIPLPPWRERTDESIETKRARLLYESRKRGMLENCILLSLFAKAHLHHMTEKQLNLYDRLINEPSNDWDIYYWATEAKPAPEIFENEVMALLRDFAKNKNREQRLRAPDLEYLFEKPH, encoded by the exons ATGGCGGTGGCCGCTGTGTTCCCGGCCCTTGCGCGG ATGCTTGCTCTGTCAAGGCGCCACCTAGTGTCTCCTTCACTCAGAGTGACATCATTCAGACGCTGCTACAGAGGTGACAGCCCGACAGATTCCCAGAAGGACATGATTGAAATCCCTTTGCCTCCATGGCGGGAGCGAACTGATGAATCCATAGAAACCAAAAGAGCCCGACTGCTCTATGAGAGCAGAAAGAGGGGAATGCTGGAAAACTGCATCCTACTTAG cCTCTTTGCTAAGGCACATCTGCACCACATGACAGAGAAACAACTGAACCTCTACGATCGCCTGATTAATGAACCCAGTAATGACTGGGATATTTACTACTGGGCTACAG AAGCAAAACCAGCCccagaaatatttgaaaacgaAGTCATGGCCCTGCTGAGAGACTTTGCTAAGAACAAAAACAGAGAGCAGCGACTGCGGGCCCCAGATCTCGAATACCTCTTTGAAAAGCCACACTGA
- the SDHAF2 gene encoding succinate dehydrogenase assembly factor 2, mitochondrial isoform X2, with amino-acid sequence MLALSRRHLVSPSLRVTSFRRCYRGDSPTDSQKDMIEIPLPPWRERTDESIETKRARLLYESRKRGMLENCILLSLFAKAHLHHMTEKQLNLYDRLINEPSNDWDIYYWATEAKPAPEIFENEVMALLRDFAKNKNREQRLRAPDLEYLFEKPH; translated from the exons ATGCTTGCTCTGTCAAGGCGCCACCTAGTGTCTCCTTCACTCAGAGTGACATCATTCAGACGCTGCTACAGAGGTGACAGCCCGACAGATTCCCAGAAGGACATGATTGAAATCCCTTTGCCTCCATGGCGGGAGCGAACTGATGAATCCATAGAAACCAAAAGAGCCCGACTGCTCTATGAGAGCAGAAAGAGGGGAATGCTGGAAAACTGCATCCTACTTAG cCTCTTTGCTAAGGCACATCTGCACCACATGACAGAGAAACAACTGAACCTCTACGATCGCCTGATTAATGAACCCAGTAATGACTGGGATATTTACTACTGGGCTACAG AAGCAAAACCAGCCccagaaatatttgaaaacgaAGTCATGGCCCTGCTGAGAGACTTTGCTAAGAACAAAAACAGAGAGCAGCGACTGCGGGCCCCAGATCTCGAATACCTCTTTGAAAAGCCACACTGA
- the CPSF7 gene encoding cleavage and polyadenylation specificity factor subunit 7 isoform X1 — protein MSEGVDLIDIYADEEFNQDPEFNNTDQIDLYDDVLTATSQPSDDRSSSTEPPPPVRQEPSPKPNNKTPAILYTYSGLRNRRAAVYVGSFSWWTTDQQLIQVIRSVGVYDVVELKFAENRANGQSKGYAEVVVASENSVHKLLELLPGKVLNGEKVDVRPATRQNLSQFEAQARKRECVRVPRGGIPPRAHSRDSSDSADGRATPSENLVPSSARVDKPPSVLPYFNRPPSALPLMGLPPPPIPPPPPLSSSFGVPPPPPGIHYQHLMPPPPRLPPHLAVPPPGAIPPALHLNPAFFPPPNATVGPPPDTYMKASAPYNHHGSRDSGPPPSTVSEAEFEEIMKRNRAISSSAISKAVSGASAGDYSDAIETLLTAIAVIKQSRVANDERCRVLISSLKDCLHGIEAKSYSVGASGSSSRKRHRSRERSPSRSRESSRRHRDLLHNEDRHDDYFQERNREHERHRDRERDRHH, from the exons ATGTCAGAAGGAGTGGACTTGATTGATATATATGCTGACGAGGAGTTCAATCAG GACCCAGAGTTCAACAATACAGATCAGATTGACCTGTATGATGACGTGTTGACAGCCACCTCACAGCCCTCGGATGACAGAAGCAGCAGCACTGAGCCGCCGCCTCCTGTTCGCCAGGAGCCATCTCCCAAGCCCAATAACAAGACCCCTGCAATTCTCTACACCTACAGTGGCCTGCGTAATAGGCGAGCTGCTGTCTATGTGGGCAGTTTCTCCTGG TGGACCACAGACCAACAGCTGATCCAGGTTATTCGCTCTGTAGGAGTCTATGATGTGGTGGAGTTGAAATTTGCAGAGAATCGAGCAAATGGCCAGTCCAAAGG gtaTGCTGAGGTGGTGGTAGCCTCTGAAAACTCTGTCCACAAGTTGTTGGAACTTCTGCCAGGAAAGGTTCTTAATGGAGAAAAAGTGGATGTGAGGCCAGCCACCCGCCAGAACCTGTCACAGTTTGAGGCACAGGCTCGGAAACGTGAGTGCGTCCGAGTCCCAAGAGGGG GAATACCTCCACGGGCCCACTCCCGAGATTCTAGTGATTCTGCCGATGGACGGGCCACACCCTCTGAGAACCTTGTACCCTCATCTGCCCGCGTGGATAAGCCCCCCAGTGTGCTGCCCTACTTCAATCGCCCTCCTTCCGCCCTTCCCCTGATGggtctgcccccacccccaattccaCCCCCACCACCTCTCTCCTCAAGCTTCGgggtccctcctcctcctcctggcatCCACTACCAGCATCTCATGCCCCCTCCTCCTCGATTACCTCCTCATCTGGCTGTACCTCCCCCTGGGGCCATCCCACCTGCCCTTCACCTCAATCCAGCCTTCTTCCCCCCACCAAATGCCACAGTGGGGCCTCCACCAGATACTTACATGAAGGCCTCGGCACCCTATAACCACCATGGCAG CCGAGATTCGGGCCCTCCGCCCTCTACAGTGAGTGAAGCGGAATTTGAAGAGATCATGAAGCGGAACAGAGCAATTTCCAGCAGTGCCATTTCCAAAGCTGTATCTGGAGCCAGTGCAG GGGATTACAGTGACGCGATTGAGACGCTGCTCACAGCCATTGCTGTTATCAAACAGTCCCGGGTCGCCAATGATGAGCGTTGCCGTGTCCTCATCTCCTCTCTTAAGGACTGTCTTCATGGCATTGAAGCCAAGTCTTACAGTGTGGGTGCCAGCGGGAGCTCATCCAG GAAAAGACATCGGTCCCGAGAGAGGTCACCAAGCCGGTCCCGGGAAAGCAGCAGGAGGCACCGGGACCTGCTTCATAATGAAGATCGGCATGATGATTATTTCCAAGAAAGGAACCGAGAGCACGAGAGACACCGGGATAGAGAACGGGACCGGCACCACTGA
- the CPSF7 gene encoding cleavage and polyadenylation specificity factor subunit 7 isoform X2, whose product MSEGVDLIDIYADEEFNQDPEFNNTDQIDLYDDVLTATSQPSDDRSSSTEPPPPVRQEPSPKPNNKTPAILYTYSGLRNRRAAVYVGSFSWWTTDQQLIQVIRSVGVYDVVELKFAENRANGQSKGYAEVVVASENSVHKLLELLPGKVLNGEKVDVRPATRQNLSQFEAQARKRIPPRAHSRDSSDSADGRATPSENLVPSSARVDKPPSVLPYFNRPPSALPLMGLPPPPIPPPPPLSSSFGVPPPPPGIHYQHLMPPPPRLPPHLAVPPPGAIPPALHLNPAFFPPPNATVGPPPDTYMKASAPYNHHGSRDSGPPPSTVSEAEFEEIMKRNRAISSSAISKAVSGASAGDYSDAIETLLTAIAVIKQSRVANDERCRVLISSLKDCLHGIEAKSYSVGASGSSSRKRHRSRERSPSRSRESSRRHRDLLHNEDRHDDYFQERNREHERHRDRERDRHH is encoded by the exons ATGTCAGAAGGAGTGGACTTGATTGATATATATGCTGACGAGGAGTTCAATCAG GACCCAGAGTTCAACAATACAGATCAGATTGACCTGTATGATGACGTGTTGACAGCCACCTCACAGCCCTCGGATGACAGAAGCAGCAGCACTGAGCCGCCGCCTCCTGTTCGCCAGGAGCCATCTCCCAAGCCCAATAACAAGACCCCTGCAATTCTCTACACCTACAGTGGCCTGCGTAATAGGCGAGCTGCTGTCTATGTGGGCAGTTTCTCCTGG TGGACCACAGACCAACAGCTGATCCAGGTTATTCGCTCTGTAGGAGTCTATGATGTGGTGGAGTTGAAATTTGCAGAGAATCGAGCAAATGGCCAGTCCAAAGG gtaTGCTGAGGTGGTGGTAGCCTCTGAAAACTCTGTCCACAAGTTGTTGGAACTTCTGCCAGGAAAGGTTCTTAATGGAGAAAAAGTGGATGTGAGGCCAGCCACCCGCCAGAACCTGTCACAGTTTGAGGCACAGGCTCGGAAAC GAATACCTCCACGGGCCCACTCCCGAGATTCTAGTGATTCTGCCGATGGACGGGCCACACCCTCTGAGAACCTTGTACCCTCATCTGCCCGCGTGGATAAGCCCCCCAGTGTGCTGCCCTACTTCAATCGCCCTCCTTCCGCCCTTCCCCTGATGggtctgcccccacccccaattccaCCCCCACCACCTCTCTCCTCAAGCTTCGgggtccctcctcctcctcctggcatCCACTACCAGCATCTCATGCCCCCTCCTCCTCGATTACCTCCTCATCTGGCTGTACCTCCCCCTGGGGCCATCCCACCTGCCCTTCACCTCAATCCAGCCTTCTTCCCCCCACCAAATGCCACAGTGGGGCCTCCACCAGATACTTACATGAAGGCCTCGGCACCCTATAACCACCATGGCAG CCGAGATTCGGGCCCTCCGCCCTCTACAGTGAGTGAAGCGGAATTTGAAGAGATCATGAAGCGGAACAGAGCAATTTCCAGCAGTGCCATTTCCAAAGCTGTATCTGGAGCCAGTGCAG GGGATTACAGTGACGCGATTGAGACGCTGCTCACAGCCATTGCTGTTATCAAACAGTCCCGGGTCGCCAATGATGAGCGTTGCCGTGTCCTCATCTCCTCTCTTAAGGACTGTCTTCATGGCATTGAAGCCAAGTCTTACAGTGTGGGTGCCAGCGGGAGCTCATCCAG GAAAAGACATCGGTCCCGAGAGAGGTCACCAAGCCGGTCCCGGGAAAGCAGCAGGAGGCACCGGGACCTGCTTCATAATGAAGATCGGCATGATGATTATTTCCAAGAAAGGAACCGAGAGCACGAGAGACACCGGGATAGAGAACGGGACCGGCACCACTGA